In bacterium, a single window of DNA contains:
- the rpoZ gene encoding DNA-directed RNA polymerase subunit omega, which translates to MARVTVEDCIEQVDNRFALVLIAARRARQLMKGSKFLLPATENKYVVNALREIAAGKVSIHETPDAPRKSGSGEG; encoded by the coding sequence ATGGCCCGCGTAACCGTTGAAGATTGCATCGAACAGGTCGACAACCGCTTCGCGCTTGTTCTGATCGCGGCGCGGCGCGCCCGTCAGCTCATGAAAGGCAGCAAGTTCCTTTTGCCCGCCACCGAAAACAAATACGTGGTGAACGCGCTGCGCGAGATCGCCGCGGGCAAGGTGTCGATCCACGAAACGCCGGACGCTCCGCGGAAGTCCGGATCGGGCGAGGGGTGA
- a CDS encoding rhomboid family intramembrane serine protease, whose translation MSARRFGGGGGGGYGGYGGSPPQVRLGPPMTPIVRAFMIACGAVYVLQSVFPVLTHYFALVPGLFFRGWIWQLATFNFLHGPLMHLVMNLFMIWMFGGELEMKLGQRRFILLMVVSGMGAGLSEAAAIMLTDPVSAGSHIIGASGIVFGLLLVYGMTWPNRQVLVMFIIPMRVKWMVFLFGLIEFMAVMSARSPGAERPGVAHLAHLGGMLFAYLFMRYDVLYMKARRTYYDRKLAGYRKKFRVHQGGREENDDEPPTYH comes from the coding sequence ATGAGCGCGCGACGATTTGGCGGAGGCGGCGGCGGCGGGTACGGGGGCTACGGCGGTTCGCCGCCGCAGGTGCGCCTGGGCCCGCCGATGACGCCGATCGTGCGCGCGTTCATGATCGCATGCGGCGCCGTTTACGTGCTTCAGTCGGTCTTTCCGGTCCTGACACACTACTTCGCGCTCGTGCCCGGCCTGTTTTTCCGCGGCTGGATCTGGCAGCTCGCGACGTTCAATTTCCTGCATGGACCGCTCATGCACCTTGTCATGAACCTGTTCATGATCTGGATGTTCGGCGGCGAGCTCGAAATGAAGCTCGGACAGCGGCGCTTCATTCTGCTCATGGTCGTCTCGGGCATGGGCGCGGGTCTTTCCGAGGCGGCGGCGATCATGCTGACCGATCCGGTATCCGCCGGCTCGCACATCATCGGGGCATCCGGCATCGTGTTCGGCCTCCTGCTCGTTTACGGCATGACGTGGCCCAACCGGCAGGTGCTGGTCATGTTCATCATCCCCATGCGTGTGAAGTGGATGGTGTTCCTGTTTGGCCTCATCGAGTTTATGGCCGTGATGTCCGCGCGGAGCCCGGGAGCCGAACGGCCGGGCGTGGCGCACCTGGCGCATCTGGGCGGCATGTTGTTCGCCTATCTGTTCATGCGCTACGACGTGCTTTACATGAAGGCGAGACGCACGTATTACGACCGGAAACTTGCCGGTTATCGAAAAAAGTTCCGGGTGCACCAGGGGGGGCGCGAGGAAAACGATGACGAGCCGCCGACCTATCACTGA
- a CDS encoding ABC transporter permease subunit, which translates to MGLFAIWQKEWRQFFLSPIAYVILVVFIALAGLFYFDLFTFYVQNQSMAQMYQQGGAPDMNVNDMIVTPLFQNLSVLLLLIVPLVTMRLYADERKSGTEELLLTSPIRERTIIAGKYLAALSFYVVALLLTLQFPALLVKFGSPDIGKVATGYLGLFLMGAAFMAFGLFTSALARTQTQAAMWAFFALLLLWILGWLAESLPGTAGAVLKYVAILPHFDNFADGVIAVKDLVYFASFVAVFLFLATRVVESARWR; encoded by the coding sequence TTGGGTCTTTTCGCCATATGGCAAAAGGAATGGCGGCAATTTTTTCTGTCGCCGATCGCGTACGTCATTCTCGTCGTGTTCATCGCGCTCGCCGGGCTGTTCTATTTCGACCTGTTCACGTTCTACGTCCAGAACCAGTCGATGGCTCAGATGTACCAGCAGGGCGGCGCGCCGGACATGAACGTGAACGACATGATCGTCACGCCGCTTTTTCAGAACCTCTCCGTGCTGCTTCTTCTCATCGTACCGCTCGTGACGATGCGCCTTTACGCCGACGAGCGAAAATCCGGCACCGAGGAGCTGCTTCTGACAAGCCCCATCCGCGAGCGGACGATCATCGCCGGCAAGTACCTCGCGGCGCTGTCGTTTTATGTCGTCGCGCTCTTGCTGACGCTGCAATTCCCCGCGCTGCTCGTCAAATTCGGCAGTCCCGATATCGGAAAGGTCGCCACGGGTTATCTCGGCCTGTTCCTGATGGGCGCGGCGTTCATGGCGTTCGGCCTGTTCACGAGCGCCCTGGCCCGAACGCAAACGCAGGCGGCGATGTGGGCGTTTTTCGCGCTGTTGCTGCTTTGGATTCTCGGCTGGCTCGCCGAAAGCCTGCCGGGGACGGCGGGCGCGGTGCTCAAATACGTCGCCATCCTTCCGCACTTCGATAACTTCGCCGACGGCGTCATCGCGGTGAAGGATCTCGTGTACTTCGCGTCGTTCGTCGCCGTCTTCCTCTTCCTTGCCACGCGCGTCGTGGAAAGCGCCCGGTGGAGGTGA
- a CDS encoding GldG family protein, with protein sequence MKALAKVLRYEGLLLTGLALLVVFLAPDMFLRFWFLLLLGPVALIAGFLMDVGTAGAALRKRTAKYGINAVVFSVVVVGIIVFVNLIAADIDKSWDGTSAKVNTLSDQTKKALQNIDGSVLVTAFFMPAEAQTYERLLKRYREAAPEGRFAYRVIDPDRAPEMLERYEVARRGAIVVEALDAPSAADLPPDTPVGRTNIIVETTEPALTQALMKVTQDKAGPICFVTGHGEARVTNTEEDGAGFFKRLLENENHDVREIVLISRAIPEDCSVLVVAGPDRELTPPEADAIRAFVEQDGKGLFLMPEVGAATGLGPWLESLGVTVRNDVIVEPVYNPFIGSQLGLTPVVVTYPPHEITRDMNQPTAFSLARSIATDMTRGPVVSPILKSSDEAWGETQVDKALGEQIVEKDDADNPGPLTMGVAIQFPGGAPLQDEEMPPLEDGPGAGGRVVLIGDSTFLRNGMIAQLYNNNLALNVIAWLAGKEENISVRAHEFTPSMMMMTGEERPQVFFVSVIGVPMLLSMLGIGVLVLRGRRSEQ encoded by the coding sequence ATGAAAGCGCTCGCGAAGGTATTGCGTTACGAGGGTTTGCTCCTGACGGGCCTGGCGCTTCTTGTCGTCTTTCTCGCGCCGGATATGTTCCTGCGTTTCTGGTTTCTGCTGTTGCTCGGGCCGGTCGCGCTTATCGCCGGGTTCCTGATGGACGTCGGCACCGCCGGAGCCGCGCTGCGCAAACGCACGGCGAAATACGGCATCAACGCCGTCGTCTTTTCGGTCGTGGTCGTCGGCATCATCGTGTTCGTCAACCTGATCGCGGCGGATATCGACAAGAGCTGGGACGGAACAAGCGCGAAGGTCAACACGCTCTCCGACCAGACGAAAAAGGCGCTGCAAAATATCGACGGCTCTGTTCTCGTCACCGCGTTTTTCATGCCCGCGGAGGCCCAAACGTACGAGCGTCTCCTGAAGCGCTACCGCGAGGCCGCGCCCGAGGGCCGGTTCGCGTACCGCGTCATCGATCCCGATCGCGCGCCGGAGATGCTTGAGCGCTATGAGGTCGCGCGGCGCGGCGCGATCGTCGTCGAGGCGCTCGACGCGCCGAGCGCGGCGGACCTGCCGCCGGATACGCCCGTCGGCCGCACGAACATCATTGTCGAAACGACGGAGCCGGCCCTGACGCAGGCGCTCATGAAGGTGACGCAGGACAAGGCGGGGCCGATCTGTTTCGTCACCGGCCACGGCGAGGCGCGCGTCACCAACACCGAGGAAGACGGCGCGGGCTTTTTCAAGCGCCTGCTCGAAAATGAAAACCACGACGTGCGGGAGATTGTGCTGATCAGCCGCGCGATACCGGAGGATTGCTCGGTCCTTGTCGTCGCGGGACCGGATCGGGAGTTGACGCCCCCGGAGGCCGACGCGATTCGCGCGTTTGTCGAACAGGACGGCAAGGGTCTGTTCCTGATGCCGGAGGTCGGCGCGGCGACGGGCCTTGGGCCGTGGCTCGAATCGCTCGGCGTCACCGTGCGCAACGATGTGATCGTGGAGCCCGTTTACAACCCCTTTATCGGCAGCCAGCTCGGTTTGACGCCCGTTGTCGTCACCTATCCGCCGCACGAGATCACGCGCGACATGAATCAGCCGACGGCGTTTTCGCTCGCGCGCAGCATCGCGACCGATATGACGCGCGGCCCGGTGGTTTCGCCGATTCTGAAGTCCTCCGATGAAGCCTGGGGCGAGACGCAGGTCGATAAGGCGCTCGGCGAGCAGATCGTCGAAAAGGACGACGCGGACAACCCGGGACCGCTCACGATGGGCGTCGCGATCCAGTTCCCCGGCGGCGCGCCGCTGCAAGACGAGGAAATGCCGCCGCTTGAGGACGGGCCGGGCGCGGGCGGGCGCGTCGTTCTGATCGGAGACTCCACATTCCTGCGCAACGGCATGATCGCGCAGCTCTACAACAACAACCTCGCGCTCAACGTCATCGCGTGGCTCGCCGGCAAGGAAGAAAACATCTCCGTGCGCGCGCACGAGTTCACGCCGTCGATGATGATGATGACGGGCGAGGAAAGGCCGCAGGTGTTTTTCGTGTCCGTCATCGGCGTGCCGATGTTGCTTTCGATGCTTGGCATTGGCGTGCTGGTCTTGCGTGGCCGGCGCAGCGAGCAATGA
- the aroC gene encoding chorismate synthase, whose product RVFGHVTRVADIAASNFDEAFIEQNPVRTADRDAASKMIAAIEAARNAGDSLGAVVEVRAQGVPPGLGDPIYEKLDARLAFAIMSVGAIKGVEIGDGFASALMRGSEHNDAMSPDGFSTNHAGGVLGGISTGQPIVLRLAVKPASSIAKTQSTVNKTGEAVDVSVTGRHDPCIAPRVVPVAEAMVALVLADFLLAPPSSIDQIRAD is encoded by the coding sequence CGCGTGTTTGGCCATGTGACGCGCGTCGCGGATATCGCCGCGTCGAATTTCGACGAGGCGTTCATCGAGCAAAATCCCGTCCGCACGGCGGACCGGGACGCAGCCTCAAAAATGATCGCCGCCATCGAGGCTGCCCGCAACGCGGGCGACAGCCTCGGCGCGGTGGTGGAGGTGCGCGCCCAAGGCGTGCCTCCGGGCCTTGGCGATCCGATCTACGAAAAACTCGACGCGCGCCTGGCGTTTGCGATCATGAGCGTCGGTGCGATCAAGGGCGTGGAAATCGGCGACGGCTTCGCGTCCGCATTGATGCGCGGCAGCGAACACAACGATGCGATGTCACCGGACGGATTCTCGACCAATCACGCGGGCGGTGTGCTCGGCGGCATCTCGACCGGCCAGCCGATCGTGCTCCGCCTTGCGGTCAAGCCCGCAAGTTCCATCGCGAAGACGCAGTCCACGGTGAACAAGACGGGTGAGGCGGTCGACGTATCGGTCACGGGTCGCCACGACCCTTGTATTGCTCCGCGCGTCGTCCCGGTGGCCGAGGCGATGGTCGCGCTCGTGCTGGCGGATTTTCTGTTGGCGCCGCCGTCGTCAATCGACCAAATTCGCGCGGATTGA
- a CDS encoding nuclear transport factor 2 family protein, producing the protein MSHVPIVSELLSALQAGAVARAGALIADDFTFDGGVPCALSRDEFLKTMRGLAIALPGWTFELGGVDESGDTVSATVAISGTHDGPLDIPHVPPVMPTGTLVRLPEDRWVFAIRDGRVASIHVQAAFDGGLSGLLEQIGIEYDDA; encoded by the coding sequence TTGTCGCACGTCCCGATCGTTTCCGAATTGCTGAGCGCGCTTCAGGCCGGCGCCGTCGCCCGCGCGGGTGCGCTGATCGCCGACGATTTCACCTTCGACGGCGGCGTTCCGTGCGCGCTTTCGCGCGACGAATTCCTGAAGACCATGCGGGGCCTCGCGATCGCGCTGCCAGGCTGGACCTTCGAACTGGGGGGCGTCGACGAGTCCGGCGACACTGTTTCCGCGACGGTGGCCATTTCCGGAACGCACGACGGCCCTCTCGACATCCCGCACGTGCCGCCGGTTATGCCGACCGGAACGCTGGTGCGTCTGCCGGAGGATCGCTGGGTCTTCGCGATCCGGGACGGCCGCGTCGCGTCGATCCACGTGCAGGCGGCGTTCGACGGCGGCCTGTCGGGTCTGTTGGAGCAGATCGGGATCGAATACGACGACGCGTAA
- a CDS encoding redoxin domain-containing protein: MTRTPLNIDGAPHPRLHADQPAPPFARPDLNGEIADNRRITAGGKPIALEILRYIGCPICRMRLHDLDDAREVFTRAGGELVVVIPSPAADIAAYLKSYPVSLCVVPDPEREVVRKYAVERVPWSRLLAPTFLGRLLRAHTRGHFHGKPGGDEFQAPSSFVIAPDGTLALVHYGRHIGDWLPIAEFAGALAAVAPSARAESGA; encoded by the coding sequence ATGACCCGTACTCCCCTGAATATCGACGGCGCGCCCCATCCGCGGCTTCATGCCGACCAGCCCGCGCCGCCATTCGCGCGGCCGGATTTGAATGGCGAGATCGCCGACAACCGGCGCATCACCGCCGGCGGCAAACCGATCGCGCTGGAAATCCTTCGCTACATCGGCTGCCCGATCTGCCGCATGCGCCTGCATGACCTGGACGACGCGCGCGAGGTCTTTACGCGGGCAGGAGGCGAGCTTGTCGTCGTCATCCCCTCGCCCGCCGCGGACATCGCGGCGTATCTGAAATCGTATCCCGTGTCGCTTTGCGTCGTGCCGGATCCGGAGCGCGAGGTCGTACGCAAGTACGCGGTGGAGCGCGTGCCGTGGAGCCGCCTTCTCGCGCCCACGTTCCTCGGGCGACTCCTGCGCGCGCACACGCGCGGACACTTCCACGGCAAGCCCGGCGGCGACGAGTTCCAGGCGCCTTCGTCGTTCGTGATCGCGCCGGACGGCACGCTCGCACTCGTTCATTACGGGCGGCATATCGGCGACTGGCTCCCCATCGCGGAGTTCGCGGGCGCCCTTGCCGCCGTCGCGCCCTCGGCGCGCGCGGAATCGGGCGCATGA
- a CDS encoding BrnT family toxin: MRFEWDPDKETKNRRKHFVDFREAASVFGDALSVTIPDRKNATRGDTRFITIGMSVRLRLLVVVEDRIRIISARHATKKNAYEEER, from the coding sequence ATTCGGTTCGAATGGGACCCCGACAAAGAAACGAAAAATCGCCGCAAACATTTTGTCGATTTTCGCGAAGCGGCGTCCGTATTCGGCGACGCGCTGTCCGTGACGATACCCGATCGAAAAAATGCGACGCGCGGCGATACCCGTTTCATTACGATTGGCATGTCGGTCCGACTTCGATTGCTCGTTGTCGTGGAGGATCGCATTCGAATCATCAGCGCAAGACACGCAACGAAAAAAAATGCCTACGAAGAAGAACGATAA
- a CDS encoding DUF4340 domain-containing protein: protein MSFRNTAIALVLLAAVAGAFFFWSKPRTERVEKQEEAKKELFTLDFDAVREIRIASAGPEIVLQKSGAEAWRVTAPFEDAADKYAVQGIISTARTTKADRVLESPDEPLATFGLAEPRIRVTYKTDEAEATLLVGDAHRIGSRLYVKRASDNDVLIVPQSVATALAKGPEDFRDKNVIRVAGEEARRIELVRGGRIQYVLTRAKAETPEGTDEGATPYAPDDRWIVSDGEAEYNADSQETRLVIEGLRGLRIERAIAGDAGELDEPAMELRVTFDEAGERVIRFGKAGDQLVRARTPDGLLVEVAASNVEKFDRTFADLRDRAVADFDPENVARVELRRGADTIILSRSSDGGFAAADGSALDSDVIAARLASLSDLRGTRRLEGDEKRRAERALASPELAIALTGTDEDIIARFDFARVPARGGKPEMLVARAGHRDDVFEIGQAFLADWPGSIDAWRLPEDSASADTNDEANAPGSVDTAPDDD from the coding sequence ATGAGCTTTCGCAATACGGCGATCGCGCTTGTCCTTCTCGCGGCCGTCGCGGGCGCTTTCTTTTTCTGGTCGAAACCGCGCACCGAACGCGTCGAAAAACAGGAAGAGGCGAAAAAGGAACTTTTCACTCTGGATTTTGACGCCGTGCGCGAGATTCGCATCGCGTCCGCGGGACCGGAAATCGTGCTGCAAAAATCCGGTGCCGAAGCGTGGCGCGTGACGGCGCCGTTCGAGGACGCGGCCGACAAATACGCCGTGCAAGGCATCATCTCCACGGCGCGCACGACAAAGGCCGACCGCGTCCTGGAATCGCCCGACGAGCCGCTTGCGACCTTCGGCCTCGCCGAGCCGCGCATCCGCGTGACCTACAAAACGGACGAGGCCGAGGCGACGCTTCTTGTCGGCGACGCGCACCGCATCGGTTCGCGCCTGTACGTCAAGCGCGCGTCCGATAACGATGTGCTGATCGTGCCGCAGTCCGTCGCGACCGCGCTCGCGAAGGGCCCCGAGGATTTTCGCGACAAGAATGTTATCCGCGTCGCCGGCGAGGAAGCGCGGCGCATCGAACTGGTCAGGGGCGGTCGCATCCAATACGTTCTCACGCGAGCCAAAGCGGAGACGCCCGAGGGCACTGACGAAGGCGCGACGCCGTACGCGCCGGACGATCGCTGGATCGTTTCCGACGGCGAGGCTGAGTATAACGCCGATTCGCAGGAGACACGCCTTGTGATCGAAGGGTTGCGCGGTCTGCGTATCGAGCGTGCGATCGCAGGCGACGCGGGCGAGCTCGATGAGCCGGCGATGGAGTTGCGCGTCACCTTCGACGAAGCCGGCGAGCGCGTCATCCGGTTTGGAAAAGCCGGCGATCAGCTTGTTCGCGCGCGGACGCCGGACGGTTTGCTCGTCGAGGTCGCGGCGTCGAATGTCGAAAAATTCGACCGTACTTTCGCGGACTTGCGAGATCGTGCCGTGGCGGATTTCGATCCGGAAAATGTCGCCCGGGTTGAGTTGCGGCGCGGCGCCGATACGATTATACTTTCGCGCTCGTCTGACGGCGGATTTGCCGCCGCGGACGGGTCGGCGCTTGATTCGGACGTGATCGCCGCCCGGTTGGCGTCGCTTTCGGATTTGCGCGGGACGCGCCGTCTGGAAGGCGACGAGAAGCGGCGGGCCGAACGGGCCCTGGCGTCGCCCGAGCTTGCCATCGCATTAACCGGCACGGATGAAGACATCATCGCGCGTTTTGATTTCGCGCGCGTACCGGCTCGCGGCGGAAAGCCGGAGATGCTCGTGGCGCGAGCAGGCCATCGAGACGACGTTTTCGAGATCGGCCAGGCCTTTCTGGCGGACTGGCCCGGGTCGATCGACGCCTGGCGATTGCCGGAGGATTCGGCAAGCGCCGATACGAACGACGAAGCGAATGCGCCCGGGTCCGTGGACACGGCACCGGACGATGATTAA
- the dnaJ gene encoding molecular chaperone DnaJ: MTVKRDYYEILGVPRTADAARIKRAYREIAVKNHPDKNPDNPEAESRFKEASEAYQVLSDAEKRQVYDRLGHEGLRGSGYQGFTGDFSDIFSSMGSIFEEIFGMSGGGRQRSRGGPNRGDDLRFDLEIPFEEAAFGVEKRIEVGKRATCLTCKGTGAEAGSQPARCPLCHGAGQVRRTQGFFSITSTCPNCGGAGQVIANPCKDCTGSGRIVEKSHVSVRIPAGVEDGMRLRVPGKGEDGERGGPSGDLYVFIHVAEHEYFQRRDADVVIEVPVQFHEAALGADLPVPTLDGEAELAIPAGTQNGDVVRMRGKGIPFLRGYGRGDQLCVIRVEVPKKLTKRQKELLAEFGEIENGRKPAKNAGIFERFKQFAAGD; this comes from the coding sequence ATGACAGTCAAACGCGACTATTACGAAATACTCGGCGTTCCACGCACCGCGGACGCGGCGCGAATCAAACGCGCCTATCGGGAAATCGCGGTCAAGAATCATCCCGACAAGAATCCGGACAATCCGGAGGCCGAGTCGCGTTTCAAGGAAGCGTCGGAGGCCTATCAGGTGCTCTCCGACGCGGAAAAGCGCCAGGTTTACGACCGCCTCGGGCACGAGGGCCTGCGCGGCTCGGGTTATCAGGGATTTACCGGCGACTTTTCCGACATCTTCTCCTCGATGGGGTCCATTTTCGAGGAGATCTTCGGCATGAGCGGCGGCGGTCGCCAACGCTCGCGCGGCGGACCCAACCGGGGCGACGACCTGCGCTTCGACCTTGAGATCCCGTTCGAAGAAGCCGCGTTCGGCGTCGAAAAGCGCATCGAAGTCGGTAAACGCGCCACCTGCCTGACCTGCAAGGGCACCGGGGCCGAGGCGGGGTCGCAGCCCGCGCGCTGCCCGCTTTGCCACGGCGCGGGGCAGGTCCGCCGGACGCAGGGCTTTTTCAGCATCACCAGCACGTGCCCCAATTGCGGCGGCGCGGGCCAGGTCATCGCCAATCCCTGCAAGGATTGCACAGGCAGCGGGCGGATCGTCGAAAAGTCGCACGTTTCGGTCCGCATCCCCGCGGGGGTCGAGGACGGCATGCGCCTGCGCGTGCCCGGCAAGGGCGAAGACGGCGAGCGCGGCGGCCCGTCCGGCGATCTGTACGTCTTCATCCACGTTGCCGAACACGAATATTTCCAGCGCCGCGACGCCGACGTCGTCATCGAGGTGCCGGTGCAGTTTCACGAGGCCGCGCTCGGCGCCGATTTGCCGGTACCGACGCTCGACGGCGAGGCGGAACTTGCCATCCCGGCCGGAACGCAAAACGGCGACGTCGTGCGCATGCGCGGCAAGGGCATCCCGTTTCTGCGCGGATACGGCCGCGGCGATCAGCTCTGCGTGATCCGCGTCGAAGTTCCGAAAAAGCTCACCAAAAGGCAAAAGGAACTGCTCGCCGAATTCGGTGAAATCGAAAACGGCCGCAAGCCCGCCAAGAACGCCGGCATCTTCGAGCGCTTCAAGCAGTTCGCCGCCGGCGACTGA
- a CDS encoding alpha/beta fold hydrolase, producing MTSRRPITDPWGKRAGDAVSGTAVGDRKSTTNGGRGPFGLPGRPAWLNDADFPFESRFVEVGGAVVHYVDEGDGPVLLALHGNPTWSFLYRDIIGRLRDRFRVIALDYPGFGFSRAPEGYDFTPESHTLIVAAFVKRLNLTGITLIAQDWGGPIGLTVATRDPERFEGLVIGNTWAWPLDGERHFERFSRVMGGRLGGFAIRRFNAFVNGLIPLGTRRSVSRRVMRAYRGPFPTAASRRPVHVFPSCLLGSRDFLAKLEADLPKIADRPALIVWGEKDFAFREKERERFERIFPDHETHTLPDAGHYIQEDAPGEIADAIRTWHTQNFSRRPGRA from the coding sequence ATGACGAGCCGCCGACCTATCACTGATCCGTGGGGAAAACGCGCAGGCGACGCGGTTTCCGGTACGGCGGTGGGGGACAGGAAATCGACGACGAACGGGGGACGCGGGCCGTTCGGGCTGCCGGGTCGCCCGGCCTGGCTCAATGACGCCGACTTTCCGTTTGAAAGCCGTTTCGTCGAAGTCGGCGGCGCCGTCGTCCACTACGTCGACGAGGGCGACGGCCCGGTGCTGCTCGCGCTGCACGGCAATCCGACGTGGTCGTTTCTCTATCGCGACATCATCGGCCGCTTGCGCGACCGCTTCCGCGTCATCGCGCTTGACTATCCCGGCTTCGGATTCTCGCGCGCGCCGGAAGGCTACGACTTCACGCCCGAGTCGCACACCTTGATCGTGGCCGCGTTCGTGAAGCGCCTGAATCTCACAGGCATCACGCTGATCGCGCAGGACTGGGGCGGCCCGATCGGGCTGACCGTCGCCACGCGCGATCCGGAGCGCTTCGAGGGGCTCGTCATCGGAAACACATGGGCCTGGCCGCTTGACGGTGAGCGTCACTTCGAGCGCTTTTCCCGCGTCATGGGCGGGCGGCTGGGCGGATTCGCCATCCGGCGATTCAACGCCTTCGTCAACGGGCTCATTCCCCTTGGCACGCGCCGTTCCGTATCGCGCCGCGTGATGCGCGCGTATCGCGGCCCGTTCCCGACCGCGGCCTCCCGCCGGCCGGTGCACGTCTTTCCGTCGTGCCTGCTCGGCAGCCGCGACTTTCTCGCGAAACTCGAGGCCGACCTGCCGAAAATCGCCGATCGCCCCGCGCTCATCGTCTGGGGCGAAAAGGACTTTGCGTTCCGCGAAAAGGAGCGCGAACGGTTCGAACGGATCTTTCCCGACCACGAAACGCACACGCTGCCGGACGCGGGTCATTACATCCAGGAAGACGCGCCCGGCGAGATCGCCGACGCGATCCGGACCTGGCACACGCAGAACTTTTCGCGCCGGCCCGGCCGCGCCTGA
- a CDS encoding ABC transporter ATP-binding protein: MVEVRDLVKSYGDVEAVSGVNFSVARGEVLGFLGPNGAGKTTTMRVITGFMPPTNGTVLVDGLDVVTDNLEVRRRIGYLPEHPPLYLEFTARENLEFAARLKGVPKDKRRERIAFAMDRCGLAHMQNRFASQMSKGYRQRLGLACAIVHDPEVLVLDEPTIGLDPVQIQEIRGLIRELGRDHTVILSTHILPEVVMTCRRVVIIHEGRIVADGPIEELTRAMHDAPRIAIRLAEPDDTVESRIGRVEGVRAVRKDAVPGRYIIEIAPGTSPANDIALEALNAGWGILEISDEAGSLEEVFVRLTSR; the protein is encoded by the coding sequence ATGGTCGAGGTGCGCGATCTCGTCAAAAGTTACGGCGACGTCGAGGCCGTTTCCGGCGTCAATTTTTCGGTCGCGCGCGGAGAGGTACTCGGGTTTCTCGGCCCGAACGGCGCGGGCAAGACGACGACGATGCGCGTCATCACGGGCTTCATGCCTCCGACAAACGGCACGGTGCTTGTCGACGGACTGGACGTCGTGACGGACAACCTCGAGGTGCGCCGGCGCATCGGCTACCTGCCCGAACATCCGCCGCTCTATCTCGAATTCACCGCGCGCGAAAATCTGGAATTCGCCGCGAGGCTCAAGGGCGTCCCGAAGGACAAACGCCGGGAGCGAATCGCCTTCGCGATGGATCGTTGCGGCCTGGCGCACATGCAAAATCGCTTCGCGTCGCAGATGTCCAAGGGTTATCGCCAGAGGCTTGGCCTCGCGTGCGCGATCGTTCACGACCCCGAGGTCCTGGTGCTCGACGAGCCGACGATCGGCCTTGATCCCGTGCAGATCCAGGAGATCCGCGGACTGATTCGCGAGCTCGGCCGCGACCACACCGTCATCCTGTCCACGCACATCCTGCCGGAGGTCGTCATGACCTGCCGGCGCGTCGTCATCATCCACGAGGGGCGGATCGTCGCGGACGGACCGATCGAAGAACTGACGCGCGCGATGCACGACGCGCCGCGCATCGCGATTCGCCTGGCGGAACCGGACGATACGGTGGAGTCGCGCATCGGCCGCGTCGAAGGCGTGCGCGCGGTGCGCAAGGACGCGGTCCCGGGGCGCTACATCATCGAGATCGCGCCGGGCACGAGCCCCGCGAACGACATCGCGCTCGAGGCGTTGAACGCGGGTTGGGGGATTCTTGAGATTTCGGACGAGGCCGGCTCGCTGGAAGAGGTCTTCGTCCGGCTGACCAGCCGTTAG